The nucleotide window CACATGATAACCTTGTCGAATAATCGGGCTGCGCGGGCAGCAACATCGACGTGCCCGTTGGTTACCGGGTCGAACGTCCCGGGATAAATCGCGATTCTCATTTTTCCTCCGGTGCTATGAAAGATAGTATTGTGGAGCCGAATATCTTCTGTCTCATTAGTTTCGACCGCGGCGGCGTGTAAGCTCTCGAGTGTTCGACACAAATTATTCCGGATGCTCTGACCATTCCCCTCGATATGATATCATCGATTATGTCGCAAGTCGCGTTGTTTATTTTGTAGGGGGGATCGACATATGCCACGTCGAACTTCTCGCTGCATTGTTTCACGAATTCTTCGGCCTTCATCCGTACGATTTCACAGGCGTTTTCGACGCCAAGCTCGTGCGCATTCCGGGAAATCAATTCTGCAGTGTTCCTGTCGCTTTCCACGAACACAACCCTGGCTGCGCCTCTGCTTATCGCTTCGAACCCAACACATCCCGTGCCAGCATACAGATCGAGAGCAACCCCTCCAGTCAGGTCGATCATGTTAGCGAGAATATTGAACATTGTTACCCGAAGTCTGTCAGTAGCGGGTCTTAGATTTTGGGACCGGATCGAAATGATTTTTCTACTCCGGAGCCGGCCGCCCGTGATTCTCATCTGTGTTATTTCAGAGCGGCGCCGATTACGGACGCGAAATGGTGAGGCGACGCCGCCATGTCTTCGTTAGATGCCACAAGAGGCGAAAGCAGTATTTTTTCTCCCAGTGAGAAAAGCTCGAACCGCGAGTCGGAACTCTTCTTCAGGAGATCGATCATGAACGAGTCGGCTTTGTGTCCGGAGACAATGAACTTCTCAGCGTACTTGTCTGCCAACGATTCAAGGTCCTGCGCCATTTTTGTGATGAAATAAAATGGCTCACCGGAATAATAAGTGTATTTGTAGTAAGTGCGCTGGCCCTCACTGCAAAAACTTCCTTCTACCTGGCCTTCTTTGACAGTCACAACAATAAAATTCTTCATTTGTTGAGCGAGCTTGATTATCGCTACTTCCGTACACGAGTGGTCAAGATCTACAAACTGGAGCGCGAGTCCGCACCGCGTGCACGCGTCCTTCACTGCAACCAGAATGCCTTTATCAATCGCCGCGTAGAAAATCTCGTTGTGCCCTTCGTCGGTTGACCTGAGAACCTGATACGCTGGACGGTAGTCCACTTCTTGAAAGTTGTGGTGGAAGCTGATCTCGGACTTGAGGAGGTTTGAGATTTCCTCCTGGTTCAGGTCGGAATCGACTGTGATGGTGTCTCGCTCGAAAAGTGTTGTATCAAGCGCCACCGATGCGACCCGGCTGAGGATCCCTTCTTCATTTACAAATGCTGAAAGTTCCCTGACCAGCTCGTCCACACCAATGCCGCTGATCTTTCGGTCACAGATCCTGGATACGAAAAATGCCTCATCCCTGTGCTCGACTTCAGCTGCGCGAAGATAATCTCTTCCGAGATCGATGCCGAGTACTATTCGATATGGATCTTTCAAAGTACTCTCACGTATGGTTTCAACTTTGCAAATTTCGCCTGTCCTATCCCTTTGACGTTCAACAAGTCGTCTATCGATTTGAATTTGCCGACCGTCTTGCGATAGTCGACGATCC belongs to Candidatus Kryptoniota bacterium and includes:
- the rsmD gene encoding 16S rRNA (guanine(966)-N(2))-methyltransferase RsmD; its protein translation is MRITGGRLRSRKIISIRSQNLRPATDRLRVTMFNILANMIDLTGGVALDLYAGTGCVGFEAISRGAARVVFVESDRNTAELISRNAHELGVENACEIVRMKAEEFVKQCSEKFDVAYVDPPYKINNATCDIIDDIISRGMVRASGIICVEHSRAYTPPRSKLMRQKIFGSTILSFIAPEEK